The proteins below come from a single Ptychodera flava strain L36383 chromosome 6, AS_Pfla_20210202, whole genome shotgun sequence genomic window:
- the LOC139134508 gene encoding uncharacterized protein yields the protein MVPPFAVTGVDFTSPLFVKSTNNKETKSYVCLFTCAVSRAVHLELVPDLTTRSFMMAFRRFAARRSLPSKMLSDNASTYLSAADELHDLMNSQEVKDLLAEHRVTWTFIPKRAPWHGGFWERLIGLTKTTIKKVLGRAFVTFDELRTLLTEIEATLNDRPLTYVSTNEDDPIALTPSHLLHGRPLTTLPYISVDDEELNDPSYGNHNALNERYRHLSHLQSSFWKRWSTEYLTALRERHRLTATGIKTNSIQIGDIVLVHSDVDKRMKWKMAKVLKLIYGKDGLVRSAEIKTSSGKTNRPIQKLYPLEVQSLDCLESTDQLPGSDVPTLPDNHTTDARPKRKTAIAARRLIQDCVKDL from the coding sequence ATGCCTATTTACATGTGCGGTATCGCGTGCTGTACATCTTGAGCTGGTACCGGACCTTACTACTCGCTCCTTCATGATGGCATTTCGACGCTTTGCAGCACGACGATCTTTGCCTTCTAAGATGTTGTCGGACAATGCGTCAACTTACCTTTCTGCTGCTGACGAACTTCATGATTTGATGAATTCTCAAGAAGTGAAGGACTTACTTGCCGAACATCGAGTTACCTGGACCTTCATACCAAAACGCGCACCTTGGCACGGTGGGTTTTGGGAACGTTTAATTGGACTCACGAAAACCACAATAAAGAAGGTATTGGGTCGCGcttttgtcacttttgatgaGCTACGCACTCTACTCACCGAAATCGAAGCCACGTTGAATGATAGACCCCTGACTTACGTGTCTACAAACGAGGATGACCCAATCGCATTGACGCCGTCGCATCTACTCCACGGTCGACCGTTAACGACTTTACCCTATATATCTGTGGATGATGAGGAACTCAACGACCCGTCGTATGGAAATCATAACGCTTTGAATGAAAGATATCGACATCTTTCCCATCTGCAGTCTAGCTTTTGGAAAAGATGGTCCACAGAGTATCTCACCGCGCTCAGAGAACGACACCGATTAACTGCTACTGGAATTAAAACTAATTCTATTCAGATCGGTGATATAGTCCTCGTACATAGTGATGTAGACAAGCGAATGAAGTGGAAGATGGCGAAAGTTCTTAAACTCATCTACGGGAAAGATGGTCTTGTAAGATCGGCCGAAATTAAGACGTCGTCGGGTAAAACTAATCGACCGATTCAGAAACTTTACCCCCTTGAAGTACAGTCGCTTGATTGCCTGGAAAGTACTGACCAGTTGCCAGGATCTGATGTTCCAACGCTGCCGGACAATCACACAACGGATGCCCGACCAAAACGGAAGACTGCCATAGCCGCGCGTCGACTAATCCAGGATTGTGTGAAAGACTTGTGA